From a region of the Anomalospiza imberbis isolate Cuckoo-Finch-1a 21T00152 chromosome 3, ASM3175350v1, whole genome shotgun sequence genome:
- the CEBPZOS gene encoding protein CEBPZOS, translating to MTGPAAKERRRLRSAAGGGRRRAPAMARRVLRGLLLLEAAGLLGALLLYRAMDRSQDFRYTMQKRFPSILEVYYKSNERSGIHGIRENDQMTWLSSKN from the exons ATGACGGGCCCTGCGGCCAAGGAGCGGCGGCGCCTGCGCAGCGCTGCGGGCGGCGGAAGGCGCCGAGCCCCGGCCATGGCGCGGCGCGTCCTgagggggctgctgctgctggaggcggCGGGGCTGCTCGGCGCCCTCCTGCTCTACCGCGCCATGGACCGCAGCCAAG ATTTCAGATACACAATGCAGAAGAGGTTTCCATCAATTCTGGAAG ttTATTACAAATCCAATGAGCGGTCTGGAATTCATGGCATAAGGGAGAATGACCAGATGACATGGTTAAGCAGCAAGAACTGA
- the CEBPZ gene encoding CCAAT/enhancer-binding protein zeta: MAAALWDFGVGERRKAGGDSEEEGDDDGDEEAEGGDAGEFTLDEVLRLGGTKQDYLMLCAVDEESEMVDGGKKDTIDDLKEGELEAFVSSLGLNKYAKSCLVVEEDEDDGGSREKEKPPKKEKTKKETDCSSLEGKKEKKGKEKASSVKDSKKKQAGGDQRQQPSTKKERLEEDFEFHARQAILIKPGGKWYDLEYTNEFSPEPQNQTLLSKYKALAQKLYEHETDLFKNKTDYQKGASSAWIKTVVSSGTLADRMAAMTLLIQDSAVHSLQFVENLINLIKKKGSRQQSLMALDTFKELLITDILPDNRKLWSFSQRPLNNIVQMSSGNKDSRDRRLILWYFEHHLKLQIAEFVQALEALSHDCLTATKSRALAVSHELLCNKPEQEKALLVLLVNKLGDPQNKVATKASYLLETLLHKHPNMKGVVCSEVERLLYRSNISVKTQYYAVCFLNQIVLSHEESALANKLITLYFCFFRNCIKKKDVESKMLSALLCGVNRAYPYAETGDEKVKEQMNTLFKVLHLVNFSTSVQALMLLFQVMDSQQTVSDRYYAALYKKLLDPALATCSKPSMFLNLVYKSLKADVVLRRVKAFVKRLLQVTCGQMPPFICGTLYLLSELLKVKPELRVQLQDHMGSDDEECFKDQEEAEENEEKFVDADKEVEDEKRSTVESSAKTNNSNSSASWVHHLNMRGRKSEASYDPMHRSPLYCGAESTSLWELKKLSEHFHPSVALFAKTILQGNHIQYSGDPLQDFTLMRFLDRFVYRNPKLSKGKENTSSVVMQPKKKQFMKDMQNLAVNSKEFRAKDESKIPVDEVFFHRFYSKFDKKREKQKRLDDEESVEDVDDDEFERALDTFEAADNAVVGQDDLDFASNIKKNPKGGKKGQAGEGSGADWEDSDDEDDFNDLDDEEVSLGSMEEDFEEDMDEEGGVFMDVSEDDDDLDSNNNKQLKSISKKGKKKKDMNFAGSLEGSSRGKKRKFQDAGILASAEEFGYLLDENAGSKFDNIGMNAMANRDNANVKQIQWEIERDKWLHNRDVKSIIKKKKQFRHRGLKNKYKSKKSRR, translated from the exons ATGGCGGCCGCGCTCTGGGACTTCGGCGTGGGGGAGCGGAGGAAGGCGGGCGGCGACAGCGAGGAGGAGGGCGACGACGACGGTGATGAAGAAGCAGAAGGGGGAGATGCGGGAGAGTTCACGCTGGACGAGGTGCTGCGCCTCGGCGGCACCAAG CAAGATTACCTTATGCTGTGTGCCGTGGACGAGGAGAGCGAGATGGTGGACGGCGGCAAGAAGGACACGATCGATGACCTGAAGGAAGGGGAGCTGGAGGCGTTTGTCAGCTCCCTGGGGCTCAACAAGTATGCAAAGAGTTGCCTGGTGgtggaggaggatgaggatgatggtggcagcagggagaaagagaagcctccaaagaaagagaaaaccaagaaagaaacAGATTGTTCTTCactagaggggaaaaaagaaaaaaaaggaaaggaaaaggcaagCAGTGTGAAAGACAGCAAAAAGAAGCAGGCTGGTGGTGATCAGCGCCAGCAGCCTTccacaaagaaagaaaggctGGAAGAAGATTTTGAATTTCATGCTAGGCAAGCAATCCTGATCAAACCGGGGGGCAAGTGGTATGATCTGGAATACACCAACGAGTTCTCTCCAGAGCCACAGAATCAGACACTTTTGTCCAAGTATAAGGCCCTGGCCCAAAAGCTGTATGAACATGAGACAGACCTGTTTAAGAATAAGACAGACTATCAGAAGGGGGCCTCTTCGGCATGGATTAAAACTGTGGTGTCCTCGGGTACCTTGGCTGACAGGATGGCAGCAATGACCCTTCTCATCCAGGACAGTGCTGTCCACAGTCTCCAATTTGTTGAGAACTTAATAAACCTCATAAAGAAAAagggcagcaggcagcagagccttaTGGCTTTAGATACTTTCAAGGAGCTTCTCATTACAGATATCTTACCAGACAATCGAAAATTGTGGTCTTTCTCGCAGCGACCGCTTAACAACATAGTGCAGATGTCGAGTGGCAACAAGGATTCGAGAGACAGGCGGTTGATACTTTGGTACTTTGAGCATCACCTGAAGCTGCAGATAGCAGAGTTCGTGCAGGCCTTGGAAGCACTGAGCCACGACTGTCTGACAGCCACGAAATCCCGAGCGCTGGCAGTTTCCCATGAGCTGCTCTGTAACAAGCCCGAGCAGGAGAAAGCTCTGCTGGTTCTGCTGGTGAATAAACTGGGTGATCCTCAGAACAAGGTTGCCACCAAAGCCTCTTATCTTTTAGAGACGTTACTTCACAAGCATCCAAATATGAAGGGAGTAGTGTGCAGTGAGGTGGAGAGGCTTTTGTACCGCTCAAACATCAGTGTGAAAACTCAGTATTATGCTGTCTGCTTTCTAAATCAGATAGTCCTCAGTCATGAAGAAAGTGCACTGGCTAACAAGCTGATAACTTTGTACTTCTGCTTTTTCCGGAACTGTATAAAGAAAAAAGACGTTGAATCCAAAATGCTCAGTGCTCTTCTTTGCGGGGTAAACAGAGCTTACCCTTACGCTGAGACTGGTGATGAGAAAGTGAAAGAGCAAATGAACACCTTGTTCAAAGTTCTGCATCTTGTGAACTTCAGTACCAGTGTCCAGGCCCTGATGTTGCTGTTTCAAGTGATGGACTCTCAGCAGACTGTATCGGACAGGTACTATGCAGCGCTGTACAA GAAGCTTCTGGATCCTGCTTTAGCAACGTGCTCAAAGCCATCCATGTTTCTAAATCTTGTCTATAAGTCTCTGAAGGCAGATGTCGTGTTGCGGCGTGTGAAGGCCTTTGTGAAGAGGCTACTTCAAGTCACTTGTGGACAAATGCCACCCTTCATTTGTGGAACCCTGTACCTTCTATCTGAGCTTCTGAAAGTAAAACCAGAGTTAAGGGTCCAGTTACAGGATCACATG ggGTCAGATGATGAAGAGTGCTTTAAGGATCAAGAAGAGGCTGAAGAGAATGAGGAAAAATTTGTGGATGCTGATAAAGAAGTAGAAGATGAAAAGAGAAGTACAGTGGAAAGTTCTGCTAAAACAAACAATTCAAATTCATCAGCCTCGTGGGTGCATCATCTGAATATGAGAG GCAGGAAGAGTGAAGCTTCCTATGATCCTATGCACCGAAGTCCTTTATACTGTGGTGCTGAAAGTACAAGCCTTTGGGAACTGAAGAAG ctttctgaacATTTTCATCCATCTGTGGCCCTGTTTGCAAAAACAATTCTACAA ggAAATCACATTCAGTACTCTGGTGACCCTTTGCAGGATTTCACGTTAATGAGATTCTTGGATCGTTTTGTGTACAGAAATCCCAAGCTCAGCAAAGGCAAAG AAAACACCAGCAGTGTGGTaatgcagccaaagaagaagcaGTTTATGAAGGATATGCAAAATCTTGCAG tCAACAGTAAGGAATTCCGGGCCAAAGATGAAAGCAAAATCCCAGTGGATGAAGTGTTCTTTCACAG attttattcAAAGTTTGAtaagaagagagagaaacaaaagcGTCTGGATGATGAAGAGAGTGTGGAAGATGTGGATGATGATGAATTTGAAAGAGCATTGG aTACTTTTGAAGCTGCTGATAATGCTGTTGTTGGCCAGGATGACCTTGATTTTGCTAG taatataaaaaaaaatcccaaaggcGGCAAGAAAGGCCAAGCTGGTGAGGGATCTGGTGCTGACTGGGAGGATTCTGATGATGAAGATGACTTCAACGATCTGGATGATGAGGAAGTCTCCTTAGGAAGTATGGAGGAAGACTTTGAAGAGGATATGGATGAAGAGGGAGGTGTATTTATGGATGTGTCTGAAGATGATGATGACCTAG aCTCAAACAATAACAAGCAACTGAAATCCATCAGCAAAAAgggcaagaaaaagaaagatatgAATTTTGCGGGATCATTGGAAG GATCCAGCcgaggaaagaagagaaaattccaAGATGCTGGTATACTGGCATCTGCAGAAGAG TTTGGCTATCTGCTGGATGAAAATGCTGGCTCCAAGTTTGACAATATAGGAATGAATGCCATGGCCAACAGAGATAATGCGA ACGTCAAACAGATCCAGTGGGAAATAGAGCGTGACAAGTGGCTTCACAACAGGGATGTGAAAAGCATCatcaaaaagaagaaacagttCAGGCACAGAGGGCTGAAAAACAAGTACAAAAGCAAGAAATCAAGACGATGA
- the NDUFAF7 gene encoding protein arginine methyltransferase NDUFAF7, mitochondrial, with the protein MVLPLARRALLAGRRRLPRPAAAPHAPAAAARLCSGAGGEAEAAGGDGAMLRHLTRKLRASGPVTVAEYMREALTNPGQGYYTRRGGVGESGDFVTSPEISQVFGELIGIWYISEWMAMGKPTAFQLVELGPGKGTLTEDILRVFKQLASVLSTCDVSVHLVEVSPKLSEIQAEMLAGGKVQPSLEDESAYMKGISKTGIPIFWYRDIQDVPPGYSFYLAHEFFDALPIHKFQRTEKGWREVLVDIDPEVPGQLRFVLSPSRTPATQNFIQPEETRDHVEVCPEAGVIVQRLASRIEKDGGAALVADYGHDGTKTDTFRGFRNHRLHDVLSAPGTADLTADVDFSYLRKMAQGKTATLGPIKQRKFLKNMGIDLRLQVLLQNSGDTATREQLLHSYDMLMNPEKMGDCFNFFALLPHHRLVHPDKKDKPESKSPLPPVAGFNELLLK; encoded by the exons ATGGTGCTGCCGCTCGCGCGCCGCGCGCTGCTGGCGGGCCGCCGGCGGCTCCCCCgtcccgccgccgctccccacG ctccggcggcggcggcgcggctcTGCTCGGGCGCGGGGGGCGAGGCGGAGGCGGCCGGCGGGGACGGGGCGATGCTGCGGCACCTGACGCGCAAGCTGCGGGCCAGCGGGCCGGTCACGGTGGCCGAGTACATGCGGGAGGCGCTCACCAACCCCGGCCAg GGTTACTACACACGCCGCGGCGGCGTCGGCGAGAGCGGGGACTTCGTCACCTCGCCTGAAATAAGCCAGGTGTTCGGAGAG TTAATAGGAATATGGTACATTAGTGAATGGATGGCCATGGGCAAACCGACTGCCTTCCAGCTGGTGGAGCTGGGCCCAGGGAAGGGCACCCTCACCGAGGATATATTGCGG GTCTTCAAGCAGCTCGCCTCTGTTCTTAGTACATGTGATGTCTCTGTTCATCTGGTAGAAGTGAGCCCCAAACTCAGCGAGATCCAAGCAGAGATGCTGGCAGGAGGGAAGGTGCAGCCAAGCCTTGAGGATGAGTCTGCTTACATGAAAGGCATTAGCAAGACtggaattcccattttttggtaCAGAGACATtcaagatgtgccaccag GTTACAGCTTTTATCTAGCACATGAGTTCTTTGATGCCCTGCCAATACATAAGTTTCAg cgaacagagaagggctggcgTGAGGTGTTGGTTGATATTGACCCAGAAGTTCCTGGCCAGCTGCGGTTTGTCCTGTCACCATCCAGGACCCCTGCGACGCAAAACTTTATTCAG CCAGAAGAAACAAGAGACCACGTGGAAGTGTGTCCTGAGGCTGGTGTCATTGTGCAGAGGCTGGCCTCTCGGATAGAGAAGGATGGTGGAGCTGCTCTGGTCGCAGATTACGGCCACGACGGAACCAAAACTGACACTTTCCGG GGTTTTCGGAATCACAGACTTCACGATGTGCTGAGTGCTCCAGGTACAGCAGACCTGACAGCAGATGTTGATTTCAGCTACCTTCGAAAGATGGCACAGGGAAAAACAGCTACATTAGGCCCTATAAAACAGAGGAAGTTTTTAAAGAACATGGGCATTGACCTCCGACTGCAG gtgCTCTTGCAGAATTCAGGTGACACAGCAACTCGTGAGCAATTACTTCACAGCTATGATATGCTGATGAATCCTGAGAAGATGGGAgactgctttaatttttttgcccTGCTGCCTCACCACAGACTTGTACATCCTGACAAGAAAGATAAGCCAGAATCAAAGTCTCCCCTACCACCTGTTGCTGGATTTAATGAACTGTTACTAAAGTAA